From a region of the Campylobacter showae genome:
- a CDS encoding CRISPR-associated endoribonuclease Cas6: MLTITSRLPSANLKISKALPQLIQGYIYRYLPSAEHEGYRHEPSGKIFKRTNFDFRLNGANLRIRFTSYEPEFEKIIALAVLKDGLNLGELCLCDMAVAVSEHRTTQSEAVLQGCVACAVGGLLGHKIYLQPQDSRHLEMMKTNALQRFETLTGRRYDGKFELNLLWQNLQNPFNFYYGNNRSPVQAWQAKWKICAQPELINLILDAGVGSGCMNCGAGFVEAMEEKQGI, encoded by the coding sequence ATGCTCACGATAACCTCACGTTTGCCGAGCGCAAATTTAAAAATTTCAAAGGCATTGCCTCAGCTCATCCAAGGCTACATTTACCGCTATCTGCCAAGCGCCGAGCACGAAGGATATAGGCACGAGCCAAGCGGTAAAATTTTTAAACGAACGAATTTCGATTTTCGTTTAAATGGTGCAAATTTGCGGATTAGATTTACCTCTTATGAGCCGGAATTTGAAAAAATAATCGCGCTTGCCGTGCTAAAAGACGGGTTAAACTTAGGCGAGCTTTGCTTGTGCGATATGGCGGTGGCGGTGAGCGAACATAGAACTACGCAAAGCGAAGCGGTGCTACAAGGCTGTGTGGCATGCGCGGTAGGCGGGCTTTTGGGGCATAAAATTTATCTGCAACCGCAAGATTCCAGGCATCTTGAGATGATGAAAACAAATGCCTTGCAAAGATTTGAAACGCTTACCGGGCGCAGATACGACGGCAAATTTGAGCTAAATTTGCTCTGGCAAAATTTGCAAAATCCGTTTAATTTTTATTACGGCAACAATCGCTCACCGGTTCAGGCTTGGCAAGCGAAATGGAAAATTTGCGCACAGCCAGAGCTTATAAATTTGATCCTTGATGCCGGCGTCGGAAGCGGATGTATGAACTGCGGAGCTGGGTTTGTGGAGGCGATGGAAGAAAAGCAAGGCATATAA